A genomic region of Methanosarcina thermophila TM-1 contains the following coding sequences:
- a CDS encoding cobalamin biosynthesis protein CbiG yields MAARIAEHLKADLLLYEKDIFKKAFENYGAIIAVFATGIVVRDIAPLLNNKWSDPAVVVVDSNLNFAIPLLGGHHGANEIARKISELGAIPVLTTATEVHGKPSVEGIADRLNCEIFNKESTVAVNCALLDQEIEVLEVKGPRIVVVDEDVSVLVKRRQENIEVKGDSGNNS; encoded by the coding sequence ATTGCGGCAAGGATAGCAGAACACCTTAAAGCCGATCTGCTCCTCTATGAGAAGGACATATTCAAAAAAGCTTTTGAGAACTATGGTGCAATAATTGCAGTCTTTGCCACAGGCATAGTGGTAAGGGATATTGCTCCCCTTCTCAATAACAAGTGGTCTGATCCCGCTGTGGTTGTGGTTGATTCAAACCTAAATTTTGCAATCCCACTGCTTGGAGGGCATCACGGAGCAAATGAGATCGCTCGAAAAATTTCTGAACTCGGAGCAATCCCTGTACTTACGACGGCGACCGAAGTTCATGGTAAGCCCTCAGTCGAGGGCATTGCCGACAGGTTAAACTGCGAGATCTTCAATAAAGAATCCACTGTAGCTGTAAACTGTGCACTCCTTGATCAGGAGATAGAAGTCCTTGAAGTTAAGGGTCCCAGAATTGTTGTTGTGGATGAAGATGTATCAGTGCTGGTAAAAAGACGGCAGGAGAATATAGAGGTAAAAGGTGACAGCGGTAATAATAGCTAA
- a CDS encoding cobalt-precorrin-4/precorrin-4 C(11)-methyltransferase: MERKVYFVGAGPGNPKLITVLGRELLEKADLVMYAGSLINPEILNYTQGETVDSYGLTLEETTKIIVDAVDAGKFVVRLHSGDPSLYGSVVEQMEELRKYDIEVERIAGVSSVFASAAALGTQLTLNGVSDTLIITRPAGKTLEKDLIPELSAYNTTMAIFLGTQKIKEIMEKVRCPKDTPVAVVYHASWEDEEIITGTVEDIADKVKEAGIKRSAMIIIGGVVDPKNYRRSYLYGVAQEPL, encoded by the coding sequence ATGGAAAGAAAAGTGTATTTTGTGGGAGCAGGTCCAGGGAATCCGAAGCTTATTACTGTGCTCGGGCGTGAACTGCTTGAAAAAGCCGATCTTGTAATGTATGCAGGTTCTCTGATAAACCCCGAGATCCTTAATTATACGCAGGGAGAAACAGTGGATAGCTATGGGCTGACCCTTGAAGAAACCACTAAAATAATTGTGGACGCGGTTGATGCCGGAAAATTCGTTGTTCGCCTCCACAGCGGAGACCCATCTCTTTACGGCTCTGTCGTAGAGCAGATGGAAGAGCTTAGAAAGTATGATATTGAAGTCGAAAGGATTGCCGGAGTTTCCTCGGTTTTTGCAAGCGCTGCTGCTCTTGGTACACAACTGACTCTTAACGGCGTTTCAGATACTCTCATCATTACTCGCCCTGCCGGAAAAACCCTGGAAAAAGACCTCATCCCTGAGCTTTCTGCCTACAATACTACTATGGCAATCTTCCTTGGTACACAGAAGATCAAGGAAATTATGGAGAAGGTTCGTTGTCCGAAGGACACACCTGTAGCAGTGGTTTACCACGCCTCCTGGGAGGATGAAGAGATTATTACAGGAACAGTGGAAGATATTGCAGACAAGGTTAAAGAAGCAGGAATTAAACGTTCTGCAATGATAATTATCGGTGGAGTTGTTGATCCTAAAAACTACAGGAGGTCCTACTTATACGGAGTAGCTCAGGAGCCGTTGTAA
- a CDS encoding cobalt-factor II C(20)-methyltransferase translates to MLIGVGLGPGDPELLTLKAVEVLKNSDKVYVPGRMAKDLVAPYADAEILEFPMIRDIEVLNALWKENADKVAKEAREGTVAFGLIGDPNFFSTFSHLKKVMRKYYPDVELATVPGISSITSFAARTDVAIENSFEVSDGSEVRYKIHLKATQPKAIVKQLEAEGYTEFIFAERLFSDNELIIRKKEEIPEEGDYFSIIYGKK, encoded by the coding sequence ATGTTAATAGGAGTAGGACTTGGTCCCGGAGACCCTGAACTTCTGACCCTCAAGGCAGTGGAAGTTTTGAAAAACAGCGATAAGGTGTATGTCCCAGGTCGCATGGCAAAAGATTTGGTGGCTCCTTATGCAGATGCCGAAATCCTGGAGTTTCCCATGATAAGAGACATTGAAGTTCTCAATGCTCTCTGGAAGGAAAATGCTGATAAGGTGGCAAAAGAGGCGAGAGAAGGCACAGTGGCTTTCGGGCTTATCGGCGACCCTAACTTTTTCTCTACCTTTTCTCATCTAAAAAAGGTAATGCGTAAGTACTATCCTGACGTTGAACTCGCAACTGTACCTGGAATAAGTTCAATTACCTCCTTTGCTGCCAGGACTGATGTTGCGATTGAGAACTCTTTTGAAGTTAGCGATGGCTCTGAGGTGAGGTATAAGATTCACCTGAAAGCGACGCAGCCGAAAGCTATAGTTAAACAGCTTGAAGCTGAAGGATATACGGAATTTATCTTTGCAGAAAGACTCTTTTCGGACAACGAGCTTATAATCCGCAAGAAAGAAGAAATTCCGGAAGAAGGGGACTACTTCAGTATCATTTATGGAAAGAAATAA
- the cbiT gene encoding precorrin-6Y C5,15-methyltransferase (decarboxylating) subunit CbiT, whose translation MPEIVSVSGGPTKPEIIAVSLFKLGLRDGDRFADVGCGTGSVSIEAAKIARNLTIYAIDARNEALRATETNFKNFNMENARILAGEASDLLNSDDFTDFIDCAFVGGTKNIGSVLEALVKKKARSIVVNAVRIETVVRTIEVMKRLGIFDEVVHVSISRSAPIAGETMFKPENPVYIVVGKKQN comes from the coding sequence ATGCCCGAAATAGTAAGTGTTAGCGGAGGTCCGACAAAGCCTGAAATCATTGCTGTATCCCTTTTCAAACTGGGGCTGCGGGATGGAGATCGGTTTGCAGATGTAGGCTGCGGGACGGGATCGGTTTCAATTGAAGCAGCAAAAATTGCCCGAAACCTGACTATCTATGCGATAGATGCGCGAAATGAAGCTTTAAGAGCTACTGAAACTAATTTCAAGAATTTCAATATGGAAAACGCCAGAATTTTAGCTGGTGAAGCCTCGGATCTCCTTAATTCAGATGATTTTACTGACTTTATCGACTGTGCTTTTGTCGGCGGAACAAAGAACATTGGCTCGGTACTGGAGGCACTCGTTAAGAAAAAAGCTCGAAGTATTGTAGTAAACGCCGTCCGTATCGAGACGGTTGTCAGAACAATTGAGGTAATGAAAAGACTCGGGATTTTTGATGAAGTAGTTCATGTCTCTATTTCGAGGAGTGCACCAATTGCCGGAGAAACGATGTTTAAACCCGAGAATCCCGTGTATATTGTTGTCGGAAAAAAGCAAAACTGA
- a CDS encoding homocitrate synthase/isopropylmalate synthase family protein, with protein MKIYESYDDLPKLKLPYGNDVHISDSTIRDGSQMPGIVLSREHKLQIYEYLHEIGIEKLEAFVFNKRDRDAVDLMFDIGYEFPEITGWARASRADIDKVLEVDGIKETGILMSVSDTHIFSKMRLSGREEAEEKYLDALQYAVDHGLRTRAHLEDMTRADNYGFVFPLVEKIMEIDPDCIIRVCDTVGYGMPFANIDEPYGIPKIVQHLKEEIGVKNIETHIHDDYGFGSASSIAGFWYGANWTSVTFLGIGERAGNSEMEKILLFLADRVEGFERYNLEPVTRFARFMEKELGLRVPRNKAVVGKNIFAHESGIHAAGVLKNPFNYEPYPPELVGGKRLLLIGDSSGLEVIRYKVQETLNDLLDVETIVEKDDSRLLKIQAEIQKLYDNEERVSCISDEELLAYVEKYFLYQPICDPVHTGRRKLKNKGKIAESEERKLKE; from the coding sequence ATGAAAATTTACGAATCATATGATGATCTGCCCAAATTAAAGCTGCCTTATGGAAACGATGTGCACATAAGTGACAGCACTATTCGTGACGGCTCCCAGATGCCGGGAATAGTCCTGAGCAGAGAACACAAGCTTCAAATTTATGAGTACCTGCACGAGATAGGGATTGAAAAACTCGAGGCATTTGTATTCAATAAAAGGGATAGAGATGCCGTTGATCTTATGTTCGATATAGGGTACGAGTTTCCTGAAATCACAGGCTGGGCAAGAGCCTCAAGAGCCGATATTGACAAGGTTCTTGAGGTCGATGGGATAAAGGAAACTGGAATCCTGATGTCAGTATCGGATACCCATATTTTCTCCAAAATGAGGCTCTCAGGCAGGGAGGAAGCCGAAGAGAAATACCTGGATGCCCTGCAGTATGCGGTAGATCACGGACTTCGCACAAGAGCACACCTTGAGGATATGACAAGGGCAGATAATTACGGTTTTGTTTTCCCGCTTGTTGAGAAAATCATGGAAATCGACCCTGACTGTATTATTCGCGTCTGTGATACTGTAGGGTACGGAATGCCCTTTGCGAATATTGACGAGCCATACGGAATTCCGAAAATCGTTCAGCACCTCAAAGAAGAAATCGGGGTTAAAAACATAGAGACACATATCCATGATGATTACGGATTTGGATCGGCAAGCTCAATTGCAGGTTTCTGGTACGGAGCAAACTGGACAAGTGTGACTTTCCTGGGCATAGGAGAACGTGCAGGGAATAGTGAAATGGAGAAAATTCTGCTTTTCCTGGCAGATAGGGTAGAAGGCTTTGAGCGATACAACCTTGAGCCGGTTACTCGCTTTGCAAGGTTCATGGAAAAAGAACTCGGGCTGCGGGTTCCGAGAAATAAGGCTGTAGTTGGGAAGAACATTTTTGCCCACGAGTCTGGAATACATGCCGCAGGCGTCCTCAAAAATCCCTTCAATTACGAACCCTATCCTCCGGAATTGGTGGGAGGAAAGCGGCTCTTGCTTATAGGTGACTCTTCGGGACTGGAAGTTATACGATATAAGGTTCAAGAGACCTTAAATGATCTTCTTGACGTTGAGACAATAGTGGAAAAAGATGATAGCCGACTCCTGAAAATCCAGGCCGAAATCCAGAAGCTCTATGATAATGAGGAAAGGGTTTCCTGTATCTCTGATGAAGAACTGCTTGCTTATGTAGAGAAATACTTCCTTTACCAGCCCATCTGCGATCCTGTACATACAGGGCGTAGAAAACTGAAAAACAAAGGGAAAATAGCTGAGTCAGAGGAAAGAAAATTGAAGGAATAA
- a CDS encoding isocitrate/isopropylmalate dehydrogenase family protein — MSKTAAVIKGDGVGPELVDAMLKVVEAAGTDIEFVMCEAGAEWWEKHGGNSLIPDETWEILDSSDACFKGPTTTPGGIGSPRSVAVSIRRKYDLYANVRPIKTFPNSNPPLGDVEMVCVREGTEGLYIGEEIQLTDDVSIAIRKITRTASRKIASYAFEEAKRRGYDAVVPIHKSNILKLTCGYFLEEVEKVGQSYPDIEIWPYHIDNIAQQLIKNPQIFNKKVLLSTNLFMDVISEECSALVGSIGLIYSANIGDSFAMFEPAHGSAPKYAGQDKVNPVATILAGAWMLDYLGEKEKSEAIFKATERVISEGKYVTYDLGGNAKLSQMAGEIAKYTAEILK, encoded by the coding sequence ATGAGTAAAACCGCAGCAGTAATCAAAGGTGACGGGGTAGGTCCCGAACTTGTGGATGCAATGCTTAAAGTTGTAGAAGCCGCTGGCACAGACATTGAATTTGTTATGTGTGAAGCAGGGGCTGAATGGTGGGAAAAGCACGGAGGCAATTCCCTTATCCCGGATGAGACTTGGGAGATTCTTGACAGTTCTGATGCCTGTTTTAAAGGCCCGACAACCACACCTGGAGGCATAGGCTCTCCAAGGAGTGTGGCTGTATCCATAAGGAGAAAGTACGATCTCTATGCAAACGTGCGACCAATCAAAACTTTCCCTAATTCAAATCCACCTCTTGGGGATGTGGAAATGGTCTGTGTGCGCGAAGGCACGGAAGGTCTCTACATTGGAGAGGAGATCCAGCTCACAGACGATGTTTCTATTGCAATCCGCAAAATTACACGTACAGCATCCAGGAAGATTGCAAGCTACGCTTTCGAGGAAGCTAAGAGAAGAGGCTATGACGCTGTTGTGCCAATCCATAAGAGCAATATCCTGAAACTAACCTGCGGTTATTTCTTAGAAGAGGTCGAAAAGGTCGGGCAGAGCTATCCGGATATCGAGATATGGCCTTATCATATTGATAATATTGCTCAGCAGCTAATTAAGAACCCACAGATTTTCAATAAAAAAGTCCTTCTTTCTACAAACCTCTTTATGGATGTAATCAGTGAGGAGTGCTCGGCTCTGGTAGGCAGCATCGGGCTGATTTATTCTGCCAATATCGGGGATTCCTTCGCAATGTTTGAGCCTGCTCACGGCTCAGCTCCAAAATATGCAGGTCAGGACAAAGTAAACCCTGTCGCAACCATACTTGCAGGAGCATGGATGCTTGATTATCTTGGAGAAAAGGAGAAGTCTGAAGCGATATTTAAGGCTACAGAACGTGTAATTTCCGAAGGCAAGTATGTAACCTATGATCTCGGAGGCAATGCCAAACTCAGTCAGATGGCTGGCGAGATTGCAAAATATACGGCAGAAATTCTCAAATAA
- a CDS encoding TatD family hydrolase, which yields MPAKIPITDNHMHIDPRARGLEAVKEFKNSGGTHIILVTKPSWSLGITVKKPEDYLMVFDETVELASKIRELGVGAFPVLGVHPAEISKLTEYMDLQEATGIMQRGLELASGYVEKGLAVGIKSGRPHYPVTSEVWEASNEIMEYAFSLGKEQDCAVQLHTESVGEPEIRDIVKRAKKTGIKMYRVVKHYSPPLVKTCEELGLFPGVISVKGAIEHALEEGTRFMMETDYIDDPDRPGAVLGPKTVPKRTIKLMETYGEEPFWIIHKENPEKVYGIEIKI from the coding sequence ATGCCTGCAAAAATTCCGATCACCGATAACCACATGCACATCGATCCAAGAGCCAGGGGGCTGGAAGCAGTAAAGGAATTCAAAAACTCAGGTGGAACTCATATAATTCTGGTCACCAAACCAAGCTGGTCGCTTGGAATAACCGTCAAAAAACCCGAAGATTACCTTATGGTTTTTGACGAAACAGTCGAACTCGCATCAAAAATTCGGGAGCTTGGAGTTGGAGCTTTTCCAGTGCTTGGAGTCCATCCCGCAGAAATCTCAAAACTTACAGAATATATGGATCTGCAGGAAGCTACTGGGATAATGCAAAGAGGTCTCGAACTTGCTTCGGGATACGTTGAAAAAGGACTTGCCGTAGGGATAAAGTCAGGACGCCCCCACTATCCTGTAACTTCAGAGGTTTGGGAAGCTTCGAATGAAATTATGGAGTATGCATTTTCCCTGGGAAAAGAACAGGACTGTGCAGTTCAGCTTCATACCGAAAGTGTGGGAGAGCCTGAAATTCGTGATATAGTAAAGAGGGCAAAGAAAACAGGAATAAAAATGTATAGGGTTGTCAAGCACTACTCGCCGCCCCTGGTGAAAACCTGTGAGGAACTTGGACTTTTCCCGGGGGTAATCTCGGTTAAAGGGGCAATAGAGCATGCGCTTGAGGAGGGTACACGATTTATGATGGAAACAGATTACATTGATGATCCCGACAGACCAGGCGCAGTACTTGGCCCGAAGACAGTCCCCAAAAGAACCATAAAGCTCATGGAAACCTATGGTGAGGAGCCGTTCTGGATAATTCATAAAGAAAATCCTGAAAAGGTATATGGTATTGAAATCAAAATTTAA
- a CDS encoding multiprotein bridging factor aMBF1: MQCEICGAEIRGKPIYITIDNSELQVCQKCASYGKPVDKRTPVSRKISPVVRVVPRTENKPKRDFFDILKDELVDDYDHIIREAREAKGWSQEDLAENIKEKASLIKKIERKEIVPEDSVRKKLEHALNIKLTERIEVSGQEVSHVRKDTTLGDIVKIKRK, from the coding sequence ATGCAATGCGAAATATGTGGTGCAGAGATCCGCGGAAAGCCCATATACATTACAATTGATAACAGTGAACTCCAAGTCTGCCAAAAATGTGCTTCATACGGTAAACCCGTTGACAAACGAACTCCTGTGTCAAGAAAAATCTCTCCAGTGGTTCGAGTGGTCCCACGAACCGAAAATAAGCCAAAAAGGGATTTTTTCGATATTTTGAAAGATGAACTCGTGGATGACTATGATCATATTATTCGGGAAGCCAGAGAAGCCAAAGGCTGGTCTCAGGAGGATCTGGCTGAAAACATCAAGGAAAAAGCATCTCTGATCAAAAAAATAGAACGCAAAGAAATCGTACCGGAAGATTCCGTTCGAAAGAAACTCGAGCACGCTCTTAATATCAAACTTACGGAACGTATAGAGGTATCAGGGCAGGAAGTCTCTCACGTGAGAAAGGATACTACCCTCGGAGATATTGTGAAAATAAAGAGAAAGTAA
- a CDS encoding proteasome-activating nucleotidase, with the protein MDLNIIRSSMTESTRSKDESMRSHLGKPKPLYDGIEPGELGEVIESVQDRMRQLESRNSFLEEQCSQIESEKRYLENQKIKYEREIRKLQSELDRMKTSPLIIGTVIDVIKNDRIIVRSSNGPQFLVNVSQYIDEKKLLPGAKVALNQHTLAIAEVIPSTEEPFVAAMEVLESVEVDYDQIGGLDEQIQELREAVELPLIEPERFARIGIEPPKGVLLYGLPGTGKTLLAKAVAHRTNATFIRVVGSELVQKYIGDGSKLVREIFEMARRKAPSIIFIDELDSIAARRLNETTGADREVQRTLMQLLAEMDGFDKRKNIRIIAATNRPDVLDPAILRPGRFDRHVHVPMPGIEARKKILEIHCKKMALAADIDFKRLAKITEGMSGADLKAIATEAGMFAVRKDKEFVEMEDFLEAVDKVSMAANTQKMMPSNLPESMFV; encoded by the coding sequence ATGGACTTAAATATTATTCGGAGCTCCATGACGGAAAGTACCAGAAGTAAGGATGAAAGCATGCGCAGTCACCTTGGTAAGCCCAAACCGTTATATGACGGAATCGAGCCTGGAGAGCTGGGGGAAGTAATTGAAAGCGTCCAGGACCGAATGAGGCAACTTGAAAGCCGAAACAGTTTTCTGGAAGAGCAGTGCAGCCAGATTGAGTCAGAAAAACGCTATCTGGAAAACCAGAAGATAAAGTATGAACGGGAAATACGAAAGTTGCAGTCTGAACTGGATCGGATGAAGACTTCCCCGCTCATCATTGGTACGGTCATTGACGTGATTAAGAATGACAGGATAATTGTCCGGAGCAGCAACGGACCTCAGTTCCTGGTTAATGTCTCACAATATATCGATGAAAAGAAACTGCTGCCAGGGGCAAAGGTTGCCCTGAACCAGCATACGCTCGCCATTGCCGAGGTTATTCCTTCTACGGAAGAGCCTTTTGTCGCTGCAATGGAAGTCCTCGAAAGCGTGGAGGTGGACTATGACCAAATAGGCGGTCTAGATGAGCAAATCCAGGAACTTCGAGAGGCAGTCGAGCTTCCTCTCATTGAGCCAGAACGTTTTGCCCGGATAGGTATCGAGCCTCCTAAGGGAGTTCTTCTCTATGGGCTCCCAGGAACTGGAAAAACCCTGCTTGCAAAAGCTGTGGCTCACAGAACTAATGCGACCTTTATCAGGGTAGTAGGTTCTGAGCTCGTGCAGAAATACATAGGGGACGGTTCCAAACTCGTAAGGGAAATCTTCGAGATGGCCCGGAGAAAAGCCCCGAGCATTATCTTCATTGATGAGCTGGACTCAATTGCCGCAAGGCGTCTGAATGAGACGACCGGCGCAGACCGTGAGGTTCAGAGGACACTCATGCAGTTGCTGGCAGAGATGGACGGATTTGACAAAAGGAAAAATATCAGGATTATTGCAGCAACAAACCGTCCAGATGTCCTTGACCCGGCGATTCTCAGACCAGGTCGCTTTGATAGGCATGTCCATGTCCCGATGCCCGGAATAGAAGCCAGAAAAAAGATTCTCGAAATTCATTGTAAGAAAATGGCTCTTGCAGCAGATATTGACTTTAAAAGGCTTGCAAAAATTACCGAAGGAATGAGCGGAGCAGACCTGAAGGCAATAGCTACAGAGGCAGGTATGTTTGCTGTCAGGAAGGACAAAGAATTTGTTGAGATGGAAGACTTCCTCGAAGCAGTGGATAAGGTATCTATGGCTGCAAATACGCAGAAGATGATGCCCTCCAATCTTCCTGAAAGCATGTTTGTATAA
- a CDS encoding endonuclease dU — MNSDFHIKPEIRILGIDDSALLSEKVMIVGAVLRGGDWIDGVLSSEITKDGLDATDIICSMIKNSKHYGQIRAIILDGVTYGGFNVVDIQKLYRETGIPVIVVMRSCPDFEKIKSALKYFPDGGERWEIIKRAGKIEKIPSKKNSIYIQRAGIGLETVKKIIQLTSTRSSVPEPLRVAHLIATGIVLGESRGKA; from the coding sequence GTGAATTCAGATTTCCATATTAAGCCCGAAATTCGAATTCTGGGTATAGATGATTCTGCGCTCCTCAGTGAAAAAGTGATGATAGTTGGGGCTGTTTTAAGGGGCGGGGACTGGATTGATGGAGTTCTTAGCTCAGAGATTACTAAGGATGGGCTTGATGCTACTGATATTATATGCAGCATGATAAAGAATAGCAAACATTATGGTCAGATAAGAGCGATTATTCTCGATGGAGTTACCTATGGAGGCTTTAATGTTGTGGATATACAGAAACTTTACAGGGAAACCGGAATCCCTGTAATTGTGGTTATGCGATCCTGCCCGGATTTTGAAAAAATTAAATCCGCCCTTAAATATTTTCCAGATGGAGGAGAGCGCTGGGAAATTATAAAACGGGCTGGAAAAATAGAAAAAATTCCCAGTAAAAAAAATTCTATTTACATCCAGAGAGCTGGCATAGGCTTGGAAACTGTGAAAAAGATTATTCAGCTTACTTCAACAAGAAGCAGTGTTCCTGAGCCTCTCAGAGTTGCCCATTTAATCGCGACAGGCATTGTTCTAGGAGAATCAAGAGGTAAAGCATAA
- the ftsZ gene encoding cell division protein FtsZ, whose amino-acid sequence MRSIVEEALARSALEGRGGQREYPNLDYSNVDSDVDAELEEILRSLKTTIKVIGCGGGGSNSIQRMMGEGIQGAELVAVNTDAQHLLHIRSSKKILIGKKKTRGLGAGSLPQIGEDAAIESIDEINKVVEGSDMVFITAGLGGGTGTGSAPIVAEAARDAGALTIAVVTLPFSVEGHVRRTNAEAGLERLRDVADTVIVVPNDKLIEVVPRLPLQAAFKVSDEVLMRAVKGITELITKPGLVNLDFADIRTVMQNGGVAMIGLGESDGENKAAESVQKALRSPLLDVDISGATSALVNVIGGPDMTISEAECVVQEVYSRIDPNARLIWGAQIDPDLEQTVRTMIVVTGVTSAQIYGHGSNKSITYKYGIDFVE is encoded by the coding sequence ATGAGATCCATTGTGGAAGAAGCCCTTGCTCGATCTGCCCTGGAAGGACGTGGCGGGCAGAGAGAGTACCCAAATTTAGATTACTCTAACGTAGACTCAGATGTTGATGCTGAACTTGAAGAGATCCTCAGAAGCCTTAAAACAACCATCAAAGTGATAGGTTGCGGAGGCGGCGGTTCAAACAGCATCCAGCGTATGATGGGCGAAGGAATCCAGGGAGCTGAGCTTGTAGCTGTGAATACTGATGCCCAGCACCTTCTTCATATACGCTCCAGTAAAAAGATTCTCATCGGGAAAAAGAAAACCCGTGGACTTGGCGCCGGAAGTCTCCCCCAGATCGGAGAAGATGCAGCAATCGAGAGTATTGACGAGATTAACAAAGTTGTCGAAGGCTCTGACATGGTCTTTATCACCGCGGGACTTGGAGGAGGAACCGGTACAGGATCGGCACCCATAGTAGCTGAGGCTGCAAGAGACGCAGGAGCCCTTACGATTGCAGTTGTCACCCTGCCCTTCAGTGTGGAAGGTCATGTCCGCAGAACCAATGCAGAGGCAGGTCTTGAACGCCTGAGAGATGTCGCAGACACTGTAATAGTGGTTCCCAACGATAAGCTGATTGAAGTCGTTCCTAGACTCCCACTTCAGGCTGCCTTTAAAGTCTCAGACGAAGTTCTTATGAGAGCCGTGAAGGGCATAACCGAACTGATTACAAAGCCAGGACTTGTAAACCTCGACTTCGCCGATATCAGAACTGTTATGCAAAACGGAGGCGTTGCAATGATAGGGCTTGGGGAATCCGACGGAGAGAATAAAGCTGCTGAATCCGTACAGAAAGCCCTGCGCAGTCCGCTTCTTGATGTAGACATTTCAGGCGCGACTTCTGCCCTTGTTAATGTGATTGGAGGCCCTGACATGACTATTTCAGAAGCTGAGTGTGTGGTTCAGGAGGTTTACAGCCGGATAGATCCAAACGCCCGTCTTATCTGGGGAGCTCAGATCGACCCTGACCTTGAACAGACTGTACGTACAATGATCGTAGTTACAGGAGTCACATCTGCTCAGATTTATGGTCATGGGAGCAACAAGAGTATTACCTATAAATATGGAATTGATTTTGTAGAGTGA
- a CDS encoding protein translocase SEC61 complex subunit gamma, with the protein MVESTFEPNITVESVGQAIRAHLRVLKLTRKPSREEFLTIAKVAGIGILAVGTIGFIVYVLLTMLPQWVAQ; encoded by the coding sequence ATGGTCGAATCCACGTTTGAACCGAATATAACTGTAGAAAGCGTTGGTCAGGCAATTCGGGCACACCTGAGAGTCCTGAAACTTACTAGAAAACCGTCCAGGGAAGAATTCTTGACCATTGCCAAAGTTGCAGGTATTGGCATTCTGGCTGTGGGAACAATCGGATTTATAGTATATGTATTGTTGACAATGTTGCCCCAGTGGGTGGCCCAATGA
- a CDS encoding transcription elongation factor Spt5: MSEDSQIFVIKTTANQERSVATALARVSKKEKLDIRAILAPDELKGYVLVEAPKSGIVEQAIQTIPHARALVKGSSSIAEIEHFLKPKPTVTGIKEGAIIEVTSGPFKGEKARVKRVDEGHEEITVELFDAVVPIPITIRGDTVRILKKEEE; this comes from the coding sequence ATGAGTGAGGATTCCCAGATATTTGTAATCAAAACCACGGCAAACCAGGAAAGATCGGTTGCAACAGCTCTTGCCAGGGTTTCAAAAAAGGAGAAGCTGGATATAAGGGCAATTCTAGCTCCTGATGAGCTAAAAGGATATGTCCTGGTCGAAGCTCCTAAATCCGGGATCGTAGAACAGGCAATTCAGACTATTCCCCATGCACGGGCTCTTGTGAAAGGGAGTTCTTCAATTGCTGAAATCGAGCATTTCCTTAAACCCAAACCAACAGTGACAGGAATCAAAGAAGGGGCTATAATTGAGGTCACTTCAGGGCCCTTTAAAGGGGAGAAAGCCCGGGTTAAGAGGGTTGATGAAGGACATGAGGAAATTACTGTGGAACTGTTCGATGCTGTGGTTCCGATTCCCATAACGATTCGTGGCGACACTGTCAGAATCCTTAAAAAAGAGGAAGAGTGA
- a CDS encoding 50S ribosomal protein L11: MTSIVEALVPGGKANPGPPLGPALGPLGVNIKEVVEKINEKTRDYDGMQVPVKVIVDDKRNFEIEVGTPPTASLIMKELGIQKGSGNAGSEVVGNLSISQVAKIARMKKEDVLSYDLKSTMKEVIGTCVPMGVTVEGVKAKDIQKELDQGKFDDLLAGEEW, from the coding sequence ATGACAAGTATTGTTGAAGCACTTGTCCCGGGAGGAAAAGCTAACCCTGGACCACCTTTAGGTCCGGCGCTTGGTCCACTCGGGGTCAACATAAAAGAAGTGGTCGAAAAGATCAATGAAAAAACCAGGGACTATGATGGAATGCAGGTTCCTGTTAAAGTAATAGTTGACGATAAAAGAAATTTCGAGATCGAAGTAGGCACTCCACCCACCGCATCCCTGATCATGAAAGAGCTAGGGATTCAGAAAGGGTCAGGAAATGCAGGAAGCGAGGTTGTTGGAAACCTCAGCATCTCGCAGGTTGCAAAGATTGCCCGCATGAAAAAGGAGGATGTACTTTCCTACGATCTCAAGTCAACAATGAAAGAGGTAATAGGTACCTGTGTCCCCATGGGCGTAACCGTAGAGGGAGTTAAGGCAAAAGATATCCAGAAGGAACTCGACCAGGGCAAGTTCGATGATTTGCTTGCCGGTGAGGAGTGGTAA